A stretch of Arachis hypogaea cultivar Tifrunner chromosome 15, arahy.Tifrunner.gnm2.J5K5, whole genome shotgun sequence DNA encodes these proteins:
- the LOC112746910 gene encoding MYB-like transcription factor ETC3 produces MEERRSQKNKAKLSTTASTNSEEVSSNEWEFIEMSEQEEDLIRRMYGLVGDRWDLIAGRIPGRKAEEIERFWIMRHGDAFSLRRTNNQQQQQRKPNNS; encoded by the exons ATGGAGGAGCGCCGTTCCCAGAAGAATAAGGCAAAGCTCTCTACAACTGCAAGTACTAACTCTGAAG AAGTGAGTAGTAATGAGTGGGAATTTATAGAAATGAGCGAGCAAGAGGAGGATCTTATTCGCAGGATGTATGGCCTTGTTGGCGATAG GTGGGATTTGATAGCCGGGCGCATTCCAGGTCGTAAAGCAGAAGAAATTGAGAGATTCTGGATTATGAGACATGGCGATGCTTTTTCTCTTAGAAGAACaaataatcaacaacaacaacaacgtaaACCCAATAACTCGTGA